Proteins co-encoded in one Gossypium arboreum isolate Shixiya-1 chromosome 11, ASM2569848v2, whole genome shotgun sequence genomic window:
- the LOC108473437 gene encoding protein HUA2-LIKE 3-like isoform X1: MAPSRRKSASKAAAAAASRRQWKVGDLVLAKVKGFPAWPATVSEPEKWGYSSDWKKVMVYFFGTQQIAFCNPADVEAFTEEKKQSLLTKRQGKGADFIRAVQEIIDSYEKSKKQDQVDNYNSADGVTQANCGNSGDSSVSKDLTDTCEATEIAQADARIDALHEKESVSEQPSDTFPVKEESVLTTYSSRKRSGSVRSQKSIGQQKASPVRRGRSSTRVESSRFQNFMMSSNDVRSVSDVSTNVIQNGSQRKNKQVKKSTDASKSDDVDLSVLMLNGRIDDNGSDIATVDSDAGSFNEGSSMDCSCKPEDSGTVVECLEGDAELSNGLDFQIKALVIKRKRKPFRKLVNIDPAEPLAEADLSLGISNTRENLQNTCDNLNERYSKDDGDEHLPLLKRARVRMGKLLAADEFVSSSPMEEKPISEGTVNLLHLQQMSPSSSHNDSPTERDSLLLKGALINVSPSKGDSEVQGSRPESLKVLRNQLGCLAGGEAALPPSKRLHRALEAMSANAADEDQAIAELSATMKTLDDESHDSLVSSHVTVEDKEANVLEQHGRDLIANSDSGMFSVSNSMPSDKFVESSVEPLVCCQPVKCPKNQKHVQHEDVFVEPMNHASCNTHKSQCLDHSSPNPEKSQASFRSNCGSLYQKFPSNDDLVAEPAGLSNFGAENPDEQFNTSEHADMSSDPVTVTGKTCKVSPQDGSKSERLKSQINDSSLVNSMHEVEEEFQPEMRHKTTSSLNLDDNSDKDVVGAQLSPCSADGVDSSARVSPSNASLCHVSTSESASIVHSNGYCSPNVHLCPNKVLCVSSADDEAKADSVTFERPKSVSKCSNYTDAQAVLLSFENMLVILTRTKESIARATRIAIDCVKFGVSANKVVEIIARNLERESSLHKRVDLFFLVDSITQCSRGLKGDVGDIYPSAIQAALPRLLNAAAPPGPNAQENRRQCLKVLRLWLERRILPESVVRHHIRELDSLSVSSSGGVFSRRSARTERALDDPIRDMEGMLVDEYGSNSSFQLPGFCMPRMLNEEDECSDSDGESFEAVTPEHYSGGPEEQEANPASEKRRHILEDVDGELEMEDVAPEIEMSSTSCAAGTNTAQTLQEHCDQHFPLPFAPPLPHDVHPSSPPLPSSPPPPPPPPPPLPPPIPPPISGPYTNNVDSTIHTSIQDRQDDLRSMVPPSVAPRINSTVCANTVPYNGPDPRNPSVMQVSDCNTAFNSCPVPPVNNIQQPDGPNYHNAYPPQPLHPAPTNQFAYVNSALHVNLMRDAPPPYTDRYSSLNFDGANYYHSHERMNLAPNEPRESWRYPPPPFSGPWYADNANSSYGHGHGSYGGPQCEPTRFPNEGWGFRPPPMDHRNFFPGRPPAEGMVPIGSRGSHFSCEIVVQNSLHLAAKMTKY; encoded by the exons ATGGCGCCCAGCCGAAGGAAAAGCGCCAGTAAGGCGGCTGCCGCGGCTGCCTCTCGCCGCCAATGGAAAGTCGGCGATCTTGTCCTCGCTAAAGTCAAAGGTTTCCCTGCTTGGCCTGCTACG GTAAGTGAGCCTGAGAAGTGGGGCTATTCATCTGATTGGAAGAAAGTTATGGTTTACTTTTTTGGAACACAGCAAAT AGCATTCTGTAATCCTGCTGATGTTGAAGCATTTACAGAAGAGAAGAAACAATCTCTTTTGACCAAACGTCAGGGGAAGGGTGCAGATTTTATTCGTGCAGTCCAGGAAATTATTGACAGTTATGAGAAGTCAAAGAAGCAGGATCAAGTTGATAACTATAATTCTGCTGATGGAGTTACTCAGGCAAATTGTGGGAACTCAGGGGACTCATCTGTGTCAAAGGATCTGACTGACACTTGCGAGGCAACTGAGATTGCTCAAGCTGATGCAAGAATAGATGCTCTGCATGAAAAAGAATCAGTCTCAGAACAACCTTCAGATACATTTCCGGTTAAAGAAGAATCTGTTTTGACCACATACTCATCAAGAAAAAGATCTGGAAGTGTACGATCTCAAAAATCTATTGGACAGCAGAAGGCATCACCAGTTCGAAGAGGTAGAAGCTCAACAAGGGTGGAATCCTCTAGATTCCAGAACTTTATGATGTCGTCTAATGATGTTAGGAGTGTCTCTGATGTATCAACAAATGTGATCCAGAATGGGTCCCAAAGGAAGAATAAACAAGTCAAGAAGTCTACAGATGCATCTAAGAGTGATGATGTGGACTTATCTGTGTTAATGCTGAATGGTAGAATTGATGACAATGGGTCTGACATTGCTACTGTTGATTCTGATGCTGGTAGTTTCAATGAGGGTAGCTCTATGGATTGTAGTTGTAAACCTGAAGACTCTGGGACTGTTGTTGAGTGTTTGGAGGGAGATGCTGAGTTGAGCAACGGGCTTGATTTCCAAATAAAAGCTCTTGTCATTAAGAGAAAAAGGAAACCATTTAGAAAGCTGGTGAACATTGATCCTGCTGAGCCTCTTGCAGAAGCAGATCTGAGTTTAGGAATCAGTAATACGAGAGAAAATTTGCAGAATACTTGTGATAATTTAAATGAGAGATATTCCAAAGATGATGGAGATGAGCATCTACCATTGTTGAAAAGAGCAAGGGTTCGCATGGGCAAACTGTTAGCTGCCGATGAGTTTGTTAGTTCTTCACCAATGGAAGAAAAGCCTATTAGTGAAGGCACTGTCAATTTATTGCATTTGCAGCAGATGAGTCCATCAAGCAGTCACAATGATTCTCCTACTGAGAGAGACTCTTTGTTGTTGAAGGGTGCTTTGATTAATGTATCACCTTCAAAAGGTGACAGTGAAGTTCAAGGGAGTAGGCCAGAATCtttgaaagttttgagaaatCAGTTAGGGTGTTTGGCAGGCGGTGAAGCTGCTTTGCCTCCATCTAAACGCCTCCATCGTGCTTTGGAAGCTATGTCAGCTAATGCTGCTGATGAAGATCAGGCAATTGCTGAACTTTCTGCAACCATGAAAACATTAGATGATGAAAGTCACGACTCTCTGGTGAGTTCTCATGTAACTGTTGAGGACAAAGAAGCTAATGTGTTGGAGCAACATGGCAGGGATTTGATTGCTAATAGTGATTCTGGCATGTTTTCCGTATCAAACTCTATGCCTTCAGATAAGTTTGTCGAATCTTCTGTGGAACCACTTGTTTGCTGTCAACCTGTGAAGTGTCCTAAGAATCAAAAGCATGTACAACATGAGGATGTCTTTGTGGAGCCTATGAACCATGCTAGTTGTAATACTCATAAAAGCCAATGTTTAGACCATTCATCCCCTAATCCTGAGAAAAGCCAAGCTAGTTTCAGATCTAATTGTGGTTCTTTATATCAAAAGTTCCCTTCAAATGATGATTTGGTTGCTGAACCTGCTGGCTTGAGCAATTTCGGGGCTGAAAATCCTGATGAACAGTTTAATACTTCAGAACATGCTGACATGAGTTCTGATCCTGTCACTGTGACTGGGAAAACTTGTAAAGTTTCTCCTCAAGATGGCTCCAAAAGTGAGCGACTGAAGTCTCAAATTAATGACAGCAGCTTAGTCAACAGCAT GCATGAGGTTGAGGAAGAGTTTCAACCTGAAATGAGGCATAAGACAACTTCTAGTTTGAATCTTGATGACAACTCAGACAAGGATGTTGTGGGTGCCCAGTTAAGTCCATGTTCAGCTGATGGAGTAGATTCTTCTGCACGGGTCTCTCCTTCAAATGCCTCTCTTTGTCATGTTTCTACCTCGGAGAGTGCTAGTATTGTTCATAGCAATGGGTATTGTAGTCCAAATGTTCATTTGTGTCCCAACAAAGTTTTATGTGTTTCAAGTGCTGACGATGAAGCCAAAGCTGATTCTGTGACCTTTGAAAGACCAAAATCTGTCAGTAAGTGCAGTAATTACACTGATGCACAAGCTGTTCTGTTGTCTTTTGAAAATATGCTTGTGATCTTAACGAGGACAAAGGAGAGCATTGCTCGTGCAACGCGAATAGCAATTGATTGTGTCAAATTTGGCGTCTCTGCTAATAAG GTTGTGGAAATTATTGCTCGAAATTTGGAGAGGGAGTCAAGCTTACACAAAAGGGTGGATTTGTTCTTTCTTGTGGACTCCATTACTCAGTGCTCCCGGGGTTTGAAAG GTGATGTTGGTGATATCTACCCTTCAGCTATTCAAGCAGCACTTCCTCGTCTACTCAATGCTGCAGCTCCCCCTGGACCTAATGCACAGGAAAATCGTCGACAATGCTTGAAG GTTTTGAGACTGTGGTTGGAAAGAAGAATCCTTCCAGAATCTGTTGTTCGGCACCATATACGAGAACTTGATTCCCTTAGTGTTTCATCTTCTGGTGGTGTCTTTTCTCGTCGTTCAGCTAGAACAGAGAGAGCATTGGATGATCCTATTAGAGACATGGAGGGTATGCTTGTTGATGAGTATGGCAG CAATTCAAGTTTTCAGCTCCCCGGATTTTGCATGCCTCGAATGCTCAATGAGGAGGATGAGTGTAGTGATTCTGATGGAGAAAGTTTTGAGGCTGTCACTCCAGAGCACTATTCTGGAGGTCCTGAAGAACAAGAGGCAAACCCTGCAAGTGAAAAGCGCAGACATATTTTGGAAGATGTTGATGGTGAACTTGAAATGGAGGATGTTGCTCCTGAGATTGAAATGAGTTCAACTAGTTGTGCTGCTGGAACCAATACTGCACAAACTTTGCAAGAGCATTGTGATCAGCATTTTCCATTGCCATTTGCCCCACCTTTACCTCATGATGTGCATCCGTCATCACCACCACTGCCATCATCTCCACCTCCGCCACCCCCTCCACCGCCTCCTCTTCCTCCACCCATCCCCCCTCCTATTTCTGGTCCCTACACAAACAATGTTGATTCAACAATTCATACAAGTATACAG GACAGGCAGGATGATTTGAGATCTATGGTTCCACCGTCAGTTGCACCCAGAATCAATTCAACAGTGTGCGCCAATACAGTCCCATATAATGGTCCTGATCCTAGAAATCCTTCTGTTATGCAGGTTTCAGATTGTAATACTGCTTTCAATAGTTGCCCAGTGCCTCCGGTGAATAATATCCAACAACCTGATGGCCCGAACTATCACAATGCCTACCCTCCACAACCTCTCCATCCTGCACCTACAAATCAGTTTGCATATGTTAATTCAGCCTTGCATGTGAATTTGATGAGGGATGCACCCCCTCCATACACTGACAGATACTCTTCACTAAACTTTGATGGTGCAAATTATTATCACAGCCATGAGAGAATGAACCTGGCCCCAAATGAACCTAGAGAGAGCTGGAGGTATCCTCCACCACCTTTTTCTG GACCCTGGTATGCTGATAACGCCAATTCATCGTATGGCCATGGCCATGGTTCTTATGGTGGGCCCCAATGTGAGCCAACAAGGTTTCCAAACGAGGGATGGGGCTTCCGCCCCCCTCCAATGGATCACAGAAACTTCTTTCCTGGCAGACCACCTGCAGAAGGTATGGTTCCCATTGGATCAAGAGGTTCACATTTCTCCTGTGAGATTGTGGTTCAAAA CTCCTTGCATTTGGCTGCCAAGATGACCAAATATTAA